Proteins from a genomic interval of Quercus lobata isolate SW786 chromosome 11, ValleyOak3.0 Primary Assembly, whole genome shotgun sequence:
- the LOC115968101 gene encoding serine carboxypeptidase-like 18 isoform X2 has translation MGPLSFDYERSKSNSPKLKLNPYSWTKVANIIFVDEPVGTGFSYAKSSEGYNISDTLAAAELYEFLLKWLKLHPKFLTNSLYIMGDSYSGIIIPILVQKISDGNEVGQEPRMNLKGYAIGNPVTNTHDDLNARIPFAHLKTLISEELYESAKNNCKGEYRNVDPSNAACVDDLNIFTECTVKIYTAQILEPDCQKLSPKPRPSVSNWDPDTLMEDPVDLLQSITHLPEPRRWCRNYNYLYSYIWANDKIVQQALHIREGSISEWVRCNESLVYTYDVSSSLNYHRNLIKKGYQVLIYSGDHDMVIPYIATHAWIVSLNLTIAHDWRPWFVDGQVAGFTMQYTSKKYCLTFATVKGGGHTAPEYKPNECLAMIDRWLSYYPL, from the exons gtCCATTATCATTTGACTATGAAAGGTCCAAAAGCAACTCACCAAAATTGAAGTTGAACCCATACTCCTGGACAAAG gTTGCTAATATAATATTTGTGGATGAACCGGTTGGCACTGGATTCTCTTATGCAAAAAGTTCGGAAGGATACAATATCAGTGATACATTGGCCGCAGCAGAACTCTATGAATTTCTACTGAag TGGCTTAAGCTTCACCCCAAGTTCCTCACAAATTCATTGTACATCATGGGAGATTCTTACTCGGGCATAATCATCCCAATCCTTGTTCAAAAAATATCAGATG GTAATGAAGTTGGCCAGGAGCCGCGAATGAATCTTAAG GGATATGCGATTGGAAACCCAGTGACAAATACACATGATGACTTGAATGCAAGAATTCCATTTGCTCACCTAAAGACGCTTATATCAGAAGAACTATATGAG TCAGCTAAAAACAACTGCAAGGGCGAGTATAGGAATGTAGATCCTAGCAATGCAGCATGTGTGGACGATCTTAATATCTTCACTGAG TGTACTGTGAAAATATATACTGCACAAATATTGGAGCCTGACTGTCAGAAATTATCCCCAAAACCTAGACCAAGTGTGTCAAATTGGGATCCAGATACTCTTATGGAAGATCCTGTAGACCTTCTCCAATCTATTACTCATCTTCCGGAACCAAGAAGATGGTGTCGg AATTATAACTATCTGTACTCCTACATTTGGGCAAATGATAAAATTGTTCAACAGGCTCTTCACATTCGGGAG GGAAGCATCAGTGAGTGGGTGAGATGCAATGAGAGCTTAGTATACACATACGACGTCTCAAGTAGCCTAAACTATCACCGGAACCTTATCAAGAAAGGCTACCAGGTCCTCATATACAG CGGTGATCATGACATGGTCATTCCATACATAGCTACGCATGCATGGATAGTATCGCTAAACCTTACTATTGCCCATGATTGGAGGCCATGGTTTGTTGATGGGCAAGTCGCAGG ATTCACAATGCAGTATACATCTAAAAAGTACTGCTTGACATTTGCAACAGTAAAG GGAGGGGGGCATACAGCTCCAGAGTACAAGCCCAATGAATGTCTTGCCATGATTGATAGGTGGCTATCTTACTATCCCCTCTAG